In Plodia interpunctella isolate USDA-ARS_2022_Savannah chromosome 1, ilPloInte3.2, whole genome shotgun sequence, one DNA window encodes the following:
- the Rgl gene encoding ral guanine nucleotide dissociation stimulator isoform X3, with amino-acid sequence MWRICGVSKAQPELFSDNGADDFQPTWRLWGEERVDGAIYTVYLKKVRYHRPTRSASSESDDEISHLEWETVRVRFVKAGTVERLVEALATDDGELESTYVNVFLATYRSFAECGRVLDLLLRRYQALAEEEVLPAAVDTSQQHRRTLVACLHVWLDTYPEDFRQPPHHPALQQLLAFTQLHLPGSELHSKVLQKLAIFSAERNGCSGAGSGAGAGVCLAPGMRLAAHHTSSYRLPHVPHRHFAEQLTRMDMELFKKLVPHQCLGAVWSRRDKDRSHDAATVLATVNQFNAVSFRVISTVLVEPNLRPAERADVLAAWLDIARELRVLKNFSSLKAIISGLQSNSVYRLRKTWAILQKEKAELFDELARIFSEDNNRWAQRELLMREGTAKFADTVGENDRQLQKLLHERGSPGVSHGTIPYLGTFLTDLTMIDTAIPDTVADGLINFDKRRKEFEVLAQIKLLQGAANAYHLPPDPMFDRWFDSVIVLDDREAYQLSCQIEPPTNPPKERRPKKINDYSNGQQGHRKNDSIASTSSSNSSQFYCETDGAGHAWKRDSLERKSSPTRLSHGSSSSSLPSLDVSLSSAASGQKPANGKAPAASPAHAGPRSGPDFYIIRVTYESECAETEGVVLYKSIMLSNNERTPQVIRNAMLKLNLDGDPDGYTLAQVLPDREMLLPANANVYYAVNTAYNLNFILRPRKPQQNEIPNGKARGKRP; translated from the exons ATGTGGAGGATCTGCGGCGTCAGTAAGGCACAGCCGGAGCTCTTCAGCGATAACGGCGCTGATGACTTT CAGCCGACATGGCGGCTGTGGGGCGAGGAGCGCGTGGACGGCGCCATCTACACCGTGTATCTTAAGAAGGTGCGTTACCATCGGCCCACGCGCAGCGCTTCCAGT GAGTCCGATGACGAGATATCCCACTTGGAGTGGGAGACGGTGCGCGTTCGCTTCGTGAAGGCCGGCACTGTGGAGAGGCTGGTGGAGGCGCTGGCCACCGATGATGGCGAGCTCGAGTCCACTTATGTCAACGTGTTCCTCGCTACATACCG TTCTTTCGCGGAGTGCGGTCGAGTGCTGGACCTCCTGTTGCGGCGATACCAAGCGCTGGCAGAAGAGGAGGTGCTCCCGGCCGCAGTTGACACCTCACAACAACACCGGAG GACTCTAGTGGCGTGTCTCCACGTATGGCTGGACACATACCCAGAGGACTTCCGGCAGCCTCCCCACCACCCTGCTCTGCAGCAGCTACTCGCCTTCACGCAGCTTCACTTGCCCGGCTCCGAGCTACACTCGAAg GTGTTACAGAAGTTAGCGATATTCAGTGCGGAGCGCAATGGGTGCAGCGGCGCGGGGTCTGGGGCGGGCGCGGGCGTGTGCCTGGCGCCGGGCATGCGGCTGGCGGCGCACCACACCAGCAGCTACCGCCTGCCGCACGTGCCGCACCGGCACTTCGCCGAGCAGCTCACGCGCATGGACATGGAGTTGTTCAAAAAGCTCGTCCCACACCAGTGTCTCGGCGCTGTTTGGTCCCGCCGCGATAAAGACAGGTCCCATGACGCCGCCACGGTTTTGGCCACCGTTAACCAGTTCAATGCGGTCTCTTTCCGCGTTATCTCCACCGTCCTCGTCGAGCCCAACTTGCGGCCGGCCGAGCGCGCGGACGTCCTCGCCGCCTGGTTGGATATCGCTCGCGAGTTGAGAGTGCTCAAAAATTTTTCCTCGTTGAAAGCGATCATTTCTGGGCTTCAAAGTAATTCTGTTTATAGATTGCGAAAGACTTGGGCGATCCTTCAGAAAGAAAAGGCAGAGTTGTTCGACGAGCTCGCCCGTATTTTCAGTGAAGACAATAACAGATGGGCTCAGAGAGAGTTGTTAATGCGCGAGGGTACGGCCAAATTTGCTGACACCGTCGGTGAAAACGATAGACAGCTGCAAAAACTACTCCATGAGCGTGGCTCGCCTGGTGTGAGTCATGGCACTATTCCGTACCTGGGGACCTTTTTAACAGATCTCACCATGATCGATACCGCCATTCCTGATACTGTTGCGGACGGCCTCATTAACTTTGATAAGAGGCGGAAAGAATTCGAGGTGCTcgcacaaataaaattactacaaGGGGCCGCAAACGCCTACCACTTGCCACCCGATCCGATGTTCGATCGATGGTTCGATTCCGTGATCGTCCTCGACGACCGAGAGGCTTATCAGCTCTCGTGCCAAATAGAACCGCCGACGAACCCGCCTAAGGAGAGGCGACCGAAGAAAATAAACGACTATAGCAACGGCCAACAGGGACACAGAAAGAACGACTCGATCGCCAGCACTAGCTCCAGCAATAGTTCCCAATTTTATTGCGAGACGGACGGAGCGGGGCACGCGTGGAAGCGAGACAGTTTGGAGCGGAAGTCGTCGCCGACGAGGCTGTCGCACGGCTCGTCGTCGTCGTCGCTGCCGTCGCTGGACGTGTCGTTGTCGAGCGCCGCCAGTGGACAGAAGCCGGCCAACGGCAAGGCGCCGGCGGCCAGCCCGGCGCACGCGGGGCCGCGATCAGGACCGGACTTCTACATCATCCGCGTGACGTACGAGTCGGAGTGCGCGGAGACGGAGGGCGTGGTGCTGTACAAGTCCATCATGCTGAGCAACAACGAACGCACGCCGCAGGTCATCCGCAACGCCATGCTCAAGCTCAACCTCGACGGCGACCCCGATGGGTACACATTGGCGCAAGTTTTACCAGATAGAG aaatGCTGCTTCCGGCGAATGCTAACGTGTATTACGCGGTGAATACGGCGTACAACTTGAACTTCATTCTGCGACCGCGGAAACCTCAGCAGAATGAGATTCCGAATGGAAAAGCACGCGGCAAGCGACCGTGA
- the Rgl gene encoding ral guanine nucleotide dissociation stimulator isoform X4: MWRICGVSKAQPELFSDNGADDFPTWRLWGEERVDGAIYTVYLKKVRYHRPTRSASSESDDEISHLEWETVRVRFVKAGTVERLVEALATDDGELESTYVNVFLATYRSFAECGRVLDLLLRRYQALAEEEVLPAAVDTSQQHRRTLVACLHVWLDTYPEDFRQPPHHPALQQLLAFTQLHLPGSELHSKVLQKLAIFSAERNGCSGAGSGAGAGVCLAPGMRLAAHHTSSYRLPHVPHRHFAEQLTRMDMELFKKLVPHQCLGAVWSRRDKDRSHDAATVLATVNQFNAVSFRVISTVLVEPNLRPAERADVLAAWLDIARELRVLKNFSSLKAIISGLQSNSVYRLRKTWAILQKEKAELFDELARIFSEDNNRWAQRELLMREGTAKFADTVGENDRQLQKLLHERGSPGVSHGTIPYLGTFLTDLTMIDTAIPDTVADGLINFDKRRKEFEVLAQIKLLQGAANAYHLPPDPMFDRWFDSVIVLDDREAYQLSCQIEPPTNPPKERRPKKINDYSNGQQGHRKNDSIASTSSSNSSQFYCETDGAGHAWKRDSLERKSSPTRLSHGSSSSSLPSLDVSLSSAASGQKPANGKAPAASPAHAGPRSGPDFYIIRVTYESECAETEGVVLYKSIMLSNNERTPQVIRNAMLKLNLDGDPDGYTLAQVLPDREMLLPANANVYYAVNTAYNLNFILRPRKPQQNEIPNGKARGKRP, from the exons ATGTGGAGGATCTGCGGCGTCAGTAAGGCACAGCCGGAGCTCTTCAGCGATAACGGCGCTGATGACTTT CCGACATGGCGGCTGTGGGGCGAGGAGCGCGTGGACGGCGCCATCTACACCGTGTATCTTAAGAAGGTGCGTTACCATCGGCCCACGCGCAGCGCTTCCAGT GAGTCCGATGACGAGATATCCCACTTGGAGTGGGAGACGGTGCGCGTTCGCTTCGTGAAGGCCGGCACTGTGGAGAGGCTGGTGGAGGCGCTGGCCACCGATGATGGCGAGCTCGAGTCCACTTATGTCAACGTGTTCCTCGCTACATACCG TTCTTTCGCGGAGTGCGGTCGAGTGCTGGACCTCCTGTTGCGGCGATACCAAGCGCTGGCAGAAGAGGAGGTGCTCCCGGCCGCAGTTGACACCTCACAACAACACCGGAG GACTCTAGTGGCGTGTCTCCACGTATGGCTGGACACATACCCAGAGGACTTCCGGCAGCCTCCCCACCACCCTGCTCTGCAGCAGCTACTCGCCTTCACGCAGCTTCACTTGCCCGGCTCCGAGCTACACTCGAAg GTGTTACAGAAGTTAGCGATATTCAGTGCGGAGCGCAATGGGTGCAGCGGCGCGGGGTCTGGGGCGGGCGCGGGCGTGTGCCTGGCGCCGGGCATGCGGCTGGCGGCGCACCACACCAGCAGCTACCGCCTGCCGCACGTGCCGCACCGGCACTTCGCCGAGCAGCTCACGCGCATGGACATGGAGTTGTTCAAAAAGCTCGTCCCACACCAGTGTCTCGGCGCTGTTTGGTCCCGCCGCGATAAAGACAGGTCCCATGACGCCGCCACGGTTTTGGCCACCGTTAACCAGTTCAATGCGGTCTCTTTCCGCGTTATCTCCACCGTCCTCGTCGAGCCCAACTTGCGGCCGGCCGAGCGCGCGGACGTCCTCGCCGCCTGGTTGGATATCGCTCGCGAGTTGAGAGTGCTCAAAAATTTTTCCTCGTTGAAAGCGATCATTTCTGGGCTTCAAAGTAATTCTGTTTATAGATTGCGAAAGACTTGGGCGATCCTTCAGAAAGAAAAGGCAGAGTTGTTCGACGAGCTCGCCCGTATTTTCAGTGAAGACAATAACAGATGGGCTCAGAGAGAGTTGTTAATGCGCGAGGGTACGGCCAAATTTGCTGACACCGTCGGTGAAAACGATAGACAGCTGCAAAAACTACTCCATGAGCGTGGCTCGCCTGGTGTGAGTCATGGCACTATTCCGTACCTGGGGACCTTTTTAACAGATCTCACCATGATCGATACCGCCATTCCTGATACTGTTGCGGACGGCCTCATTAACTTTGATAAGAGGCGGAAAGAATTCGAGGTGCTcgcacaaataaaattactacaaGGGGCCGCAAACGCCTACCACTTGCCACCCGATCCGATGTTCGATCGATGGTTCGATTCCGTGATCGTCCTCGACGACCGAGAGGCTTATCAGCTCTCGTGCCAAATAGAACCGCCGACGAACCCGCCTAAGGAGAGGCGACCGAAGAAAATAAACGACTATAGCAACGGCCAACAGGGACACAGAAAGAACGACTCGATCGCCAGCACTAGCTCCAGCAATAGTTCCCAATTTTATTGCGAGACGGACGGAGCGGGGCACGCGTGGAAGCGAGACAGTTTGGAGCGGAAGTCGTCGCCGACGAGGCTGTCGCACGGCTCGTCGTCGTCGTCGCTGCCGTCGCTGGACGTGTCGTTGTCGAGCGCCGCCAGTGGACAGAAGCCGGCCAACGGCAAGGCGCCGGCGGCCAGCCCGGCGCACGCGGGGCCGCGATCAGGACCGGACTTCTACATCATCCGCGTGACGTACGAGTCGGAGTGCGCGGAGACGGAGGGCGTGGTGCTGTACAAGTCCATCATGCTGAGCAACAACGAACGCACGCCGCAGGTCATCCGCAACGCCATGCTCAAGCTCAACCTCGACGGCGACCCCGATGGGTACACATTGGCGCAAGTTTTACCAGATAGAG aaatGCTGCTTCCGGCGAATGCTAACGTGTATTACGCGGTGAATACGGCGTACAACTTGAACTTCATTCTGCGACCGCGGAAACCTCAGCAGAATGAGATTCCGAATGGAAAAGCACGCGGCAAGCGACCGTGA
- the Rgl gene encoding ral guanine nucleotide dissociation stimulator isoform X5 yields the protein MSQDAESLQPTWRLWGEERVDGAIYTVYLKKVRYHRPTRSASSESDDEISHLEWETVRVRFVKAGTVERLVEALATDDGELESTYVNVFLATYRSFAECGRVLDLLLRRYQALAEEEVLPAAVDTSQQHRRTLVACLHVWLDTYPEDFRQPPHHPALQQLLAFTQLHLPGSELHSKVLQKLAIFSAERNGCSGAGSGAGAGVCLAPGMRLAAHHTSSYRLPHVPHRHFAEQLTRMDMELFKKLVPHQCLGAVWSRRDKDRSHDAATVLATVNQFNAVSFRVISTVLVEPNLRPAERADVLAAWLDIARELRVLKNFSSLKAIISGLQSNSVYRLRKTWAILQKEKAELFDELARIFSEDNNRWAQRELLMREGTAKFADTVGENDRQLQKLLHERGSPGVSHGTIPYLGTFLTDLTMIDTAIPDTVADGLINFDKRRKEFEVLAQIKLLQGAANAYHLPPDPMFDRWFDSVIVLDDREAYQLSCQIEPPTNPPKERRPKKINDYSNGQQGHRKNDSIASTSSSNSSQFYCETDGAGHAWKRDSLERKSSPTRLSHGSSSSSLPSLDVSLSSAASGQKPANGKAPAASPAHAGPRSGPDFYIIRVTYESECAETEGVVLYKSIMLSNNERTPQVIRNAMLKLNLDGDPDGYTLAQVLPDREMLLPANANVYYAVNTAYNLNFILRPRKPQQNEIPNGKARGKRP from the exons CAGCCGACATGGCGGCTGTGGGGCGAGGAGCGCGTGGACGGCGCCATCTACACCGTGTATCTTAAGAAGGTGCGTTACCATCGGCCCACGCGCAGCGCTTCCAGT GAGTCCGATGACGAGATATCCCACTTGGAGTGGGAGACGGTGCGCGTTCGCTTCGTGAAGGCCGGCACTGTGGAGAGGCTGGTGGAGGCGCTGGCCACCGATGATGGCGAGCTCGAGTCCACTTATGTCAACGTGTTCCTCGCTACATACCG TTCTTTCGCGGAGTGCGGTCGAGTGCTGGACCTCCTGTTGCGGCGATACCAAGCGCTGGCAGAAGAGGAGGTGCTCCCGGCCGCAGTTGACACCTCACAACAACACCGGAG GACTCTAGTGGCGTGTCTCCACGTATGGCTGGACACATACCCAGAGGACTTCCGGCAGCCTCCCCACCACCCTGCTCTGCAGCAGCTACTCGCCTTCACGCAGCTTCACTTGCCCGGCTCCGAGCTACACTCGAAg GTGTTACAGAAGTTAGCGATATTCAGTGCGGAGCGCAATGGGTGCAGCGGCGCGGGGTCTGGGGCGGGCGCGGGCGTGTGCCTGGCGCCGGGCATGCGGCTGGCGGCGCACCACACCAGCAGCTACCGCCTGCCGCACGTGCCGCACCGGCACTTCGCCGAGCAGCTCACGCGCATGGACATGGAGTTGTTCAAAAAGCTCGTCCCACACCAGTGTCTCGGCGCTGTTTGGTCCCGCCGCGATAAAGACAGGTCCCATGACGCCGCCACGGTTTTGGCCACCGTTAACCAGTTCAATGCGGTCTCTTTCCGCGTTATCTCCACCGTCCTCGTCGAGCCCAACTTGCGGCCGGCCGAGCGCGCGGACGTCCTCGCCGCCTGGTTGGATATCGCTCGCGAGTTGAGAGTGCTCAAAAATTTTTCCTCGTTGAAAGCGATCATTTCTGGGCTTCAAAGTAATTCTGTTTATAGATTGCGAAAGACTTGGGCGATCCTTCAGAAAGAAAAGGCAGAGTTGTTCGACGAGCTCGCCCGTATTTTCAGTGAAGACAATAACAGATGGGCTCAGAGAGAGTTGTTAATGCGCGAGGGTACGGCCAAATTTGCTGACACCGTCGGTGAAAACGATAGACAGCTGCAAAAACTACTCCATGAGCGTGGCTCGCCTGGTGTGAGTCATGGCACTATTCCGTACCTGGGGACCTTTTTAACAGATCTCACCATGATCGATACCGCCATTCCTGATACTGTTGCGGACGGCCTCATTAACTTTGATAAGAGGCGGAAAGAATTCGAGGTGCTcgcacaaataaaattactacaaGGGGCCGCAAACGCCTACCACTTGCCACCCGATCCGATGTTCGATCGATGGTTCGATTCCGTGATCGTCCTCGACGACCGAGAGGCTTATCAGCTCTCGTGCCAAATAGAACCGCCGACGAACCCGCCTAAGGAGAGGCGACCGAAGAAAATAAACGACTATAGCAACGGCCAACAGGGACACAGAAAGAACGACTCGATCGCCAGCACTAGCTCCAGCAATAGTTCCCAATTTTATTGCGAGACGGACGGAGCGGGGCACGCGTGGAAGCGAGACAGTTTGGAGCGGAAGTCGTCGCCGACGAGGCTGTCGCACGGCTCGTCGTCGTCGTCGCTGCCGTCGCTGGACGTGTCGTTGTCGAGCGCCGCCAGTGGACAGAAGCCGGCCAACGGCAAGGCGCCGGCGGCCAGCCCGGCGCACGCGGGGCCGCGATCAGGACCGGACTTCTACATCATCCGCGTGACGTACGAGTCGGAGTGCGCGGAGACGGAGGGCGTGGTGCTGTACAAGTCCATCATGCTGAGCAACAACGAACGCACGCCGCAGGTCATCCGCAACGCCATGCTCAAGCTCAACCTCGACGGCGACCCCGATGGGTACACATTGGCGCAAGTTTTACCAGATAGAG aaatGCTGCTTCCGGCGAATGCTAACGTGTATTACGCGGTGAATACGGCGTACAACTTGAACTTCATTCTGCGACCGCGGAAACCTCAGCAGAATGAGATTCCGAATGGAAAAGCACGCGGCAAGCGACCGTGA
- the Rgl gene encoding ral guanine nucleotide dissociation stimulator isoform X1, whose translation MLVRGCAGGELRHSLAERTKALAARCHALRSPARADQRSAERRRPRHRKSQTRWYVKQPTWRLWGEERVDGAIYTVYLKKVRYHRPTRSASSESDDEISHLEWETVRVRFVKAGTVERLVEALATDDGELESTYVNVFLATYRSFAECGRVLDLLLRRYQALAEEEVLPAAVDTSQQHRRTLVACLHVWLDTYPEDFRQPPHHPALQQLLAFTQLHLPGSELHSKVLQKLAIFSAERNGCSGAGSGAGAGVCLAPGMRLAAHHTSSYRLPHVPHRHFAEQLTRMDMELFKKLVPHQCLGAVWSRRDKDRSHDAATVLATVNQFNAVSFRVISTVLVEPNLRPAERADVLAAWLDIARELRVLKNFSSLKAIISGLQSNSVYRLRKTWAILQKEKAELFDELARIFSEDNNRWAQRELLMREGTAKFADTVGENDRQLQKLLHERGSPGVSHGTIPYLGTFLTDLTMIDTAIPDTVADGLINFDKRRKEFEVLAQIKLLQGAANAYHLPPDPMFDRWFDSVIVLDDREAYQLSCQIEPPTNPPKERRPKKINDYSNGQQGHRKNDSIASTSSSNSSQFYCETDGAGHAWKRDSLERKSSPTRLSHGSSSSSLPSLDVSLSSAASGQKPANGKAPAASPAHAGPRSGPDFYIIRVTYESECAETEGVVLYKSIMLSNNERTPQVIRNAMLKLNLDGDPDGYTLAQVLPDREMLLPANANVYYAVNTAYNLNFILRPRKPQQNEIPNGKARGKRP comes from the exons CAGCCGACATGGCGGCTGTGGGGCGAGGAGCGCGTGGACGGCGCCATCTACACCGTGTATCTTAAGAAGGTGCGTTACCATCGGCCCACGCGCAGCGCTTCCAGT GAGTCCGATGACGAGATATCCCACTTGGAGTGGGAGACGGTGCGCGTTCGCTTCGTGAAGGCCGGCACTGTGGAGAGGCTGGTGGAGGCGCTGGCCACCGATGATGGCGAGCTCGAGTCCACTTATGTCAACGTGTTCCTCGCTACATACCG TTCTTTCGCGGAGTGCGGTCGAGTGCTGGACCTCCTGTTGCGGCGATACCAAGCGCTGGCAGAAGAGGAGGTGCTCCCGGCCGCAGTTGACACCTCACAACAACACCGGAG GACTCTAGTGGCGTGTCTCCACGTATGGCTGGACACATACCCAGAGGACTTCCGGCAGCCTCCCCACCACCCTGCTCTGCAGCAGCTACTCGCCTTCACGCAGCTTCACTTGCCCGGCTCCGAGCTACACTCGAAg GTGTTACAGAAGTTAGCGATATTCAGTGCGGAGCGCAATGGGTGCAGCGGCGCGGGGTCTGGGGCGGGCGCGGGCGTGTGCCTGGCGCCGGGCATGCGGCTGGCGGCGCACCACACCAGCAGCTACCGCCTGCCGCACGTGCCGCACCGGCACTTCGCCGAGCAGCTCACGCGCATGGACATGGAGTTGTTCAAAAAGCTCGTCCCACACCAGTGTCTCGGCGCTGTTTGGTCCCGCCGCGATAAAGACAGGTCCCATGACGCCGCCACGGTTTTGGCCACCGTTAACCAGTTCAATGCGGTCTCTTTCCGCGTTATCTCCACCGTCCTCGTCGAGCCCAACTTGCGGCCGGCCGAGCGCGCGGACGTCCTCGCCGCCTGGTTGGATATCGCTCGCGAGTTGAGAGTGCTCAAAAATTTTTCCTCGTTGAAAGCGATCATTTCTGGGCTTCAAAGTAATTCTGTTTATAGATTGCGAAAGACTTGGGCGATCCTTCAGAAAGAAAAGGCAGAGTTGTTCGACGAGCTCGCCCGTATTTTCAGTGAAGACAATAACAGATGGGCTCAGAGAGAGTTGTTAATGCGCGAGGGTACGGCCAAATTTGCTGACACCGTCGGTGAAAACGATAGACAGCTGCAAAAACTACTCCATGAGCGTGGCTCGCCTGGTGTGAGTCATGGCACTATTCCGTACCTGGGGACCTTTTTAACAGATCTCACCATGATCGATACCGCCATTCCTGATACTGTTGCGGACGGCCTCATTAACTTTGATAAGAGGCGGAAAGAATTCGAGGTGCTcgcacaaataaaattactacaaGGGGCCGCAAACGCCTACCACTTGCCACCCGATCCGATGTTCGATCGATGGTTCGATTCCGTGATCGTCCTCGACGACCGAGAGGCTTATCAGCTCTCGTGCCAAATAGAACCGCCGACGAACCCGCCTAAGGAGAGGCGACCGAAGAAAATAAACGACTATAGCAACGGCCAACAGGGACACAGAAAGAACGACTCGATCGCCAGCACTAGCTCCAGCAATAGTTCCCAATTTTATTGCGAGACGGACGGAGCGGGGCACGCGTGGAAGCGAGACAGTTTGGAGCGGAAGTCGTCGCCGACGAGGCTGTCGCACGGCTCGTCGTCGTCGTCGCTGCCGTCGCTGGACGTGTCGTTGTCGAGCGCCGCCAGTGGACAGAAGCCGGCCAACGGCAAGGCGCCGGCGGCCAGCCCGGCGCACGCGGGGCCGCGATCAGGACCGGACTTCTACATCATCCGCGTGACGTACGAGTCGGAGTGCGCGGAGACGGAGGGCGTGGTGCTGTACAAGTCCATCATGCTGAGCAACAACGAACGCACGCCGCAGGTCATCCGCAACGCCATGCTCAAGCTCAACCTCGACGGCGACCCCGATGGGTACACATTGGCGCAAGTTTTACCAGATAGAG aaatGCTGCTTCCGGCGAATGCTAACGTGTATTACGCGGTGAATACGGCGTACAACTTGAACTTCATTCTGCGACCGCGGAAACCTCAGCAGAATGAGATTCCGAATGGAAAAGCACGCGGCAAGCGACCGTGA
- the Rgl gene encoding ral guanine nucleotide dissociation stimulator isoform X6 — protein sequence MSQDAESLPTWRLWGEERVDGAIYTVYLKKVRYHRPTRSASSESDDEISHLEWETVRVRFVKAGTVERLVEALATDDGELESTYVNVFLATYRSFAECGRVLDLLLRRYQALAEEEVLPAAVDTSQQHRRTLVACLHVWLDTYPEDFRQPPHHPALQQLLAFTQLHLPGSELHSKVLQKLAIFSAERNGCSGAGSGAGAGVCLAPGMRLAAHHTSSYRLPHVPHRHFAEQLTRMDMELFKKLVPHQCLGAVWSRRDKDRSHDAATVLATVNQFNAVSFRVISTVLVEPNLRPAERADVLAAWLDIARELRVLKNFSSLKAIISGLQSNSVYRLRKTWAILQKEKAELFDELARIFSEDNNRWAQRELLMREGTAKFADTVGENDRQLQKLLHERGSPGVSHGTIPYLGTFLTDLTMIDTAIPDTVADGLINFDKRRKEFEVLAQIKLLQGAANAYHLPPDPMFDRWFDSVIVLDDREAYQLSCQIEPPTNPPKERRPKKINDYSNGQQGHRKNDSIASTSSSNSSQFYCETDGAGHAWKRDSLERKSSPTRLSHGSSSSSLPSLDVSLSSAASGQKPANGKAPAASPAHAGPRSGPDFYIIRVTYESECAETEGVVLYKSIMLSNNERTPQVIRNAMLKLNLDGDPDGYTLAQVLPDREMLLPANANVYYAVNTAYNLNFILRPRKPQQNEIPNGKARGKRP from the exons CCGACATGGCGGCTGTGGGGCGAGGAGCGCGTGGACGGCGCCATCTACACCGTGTATCTTAAGAAGGTGCGTTACCATCGGCCCACGCGCAGCGCTTCCAGT GAGTCCGATGACGAGATATCCCACTTGGAGTGGGAGACGGTGCGCGTTCGCTTCGTGAAGGCCGGCACTGTGGAGAGGCTGGTGGAGGCGCTGGCCACCGATGATGGCGAGCTCGAGTCCACTTATGTCAACGTGTTCCTCGCTACATACCG TTCTTTCGCGGAGTGCGGTCGAGTGCTGGACCTCCTGTTGCGGCGATACCAAGCGCTGGCAGAAGAGGAGGTGCTCCCGGCCGCAGTTGACACCTCACAACAACACCGGAG GACTCTAGTGGCGTGTCTCCACGTATGGCTGGACACATACCCAGAGGACTTCCGGCAGCCTCCCCACCACCCTGCTCTGCAGCAGCTACTCGCCTTCACGCAGCTTCACTTGCCCGGCTCCGAGCTACACTCGAAg GTGTTACAGAAGTTAGCGATATTCAGTGCGGAGCGCAATGGGTGCAGCGGCGCGGGGTCTGGGGCGGGCGCGGGCGTGTGCCTGGCGCCGGGCATGCGGCTGGCGGCGCACCACACCAGCAGCTACCGCCTGCCGCACGTGCCGCACCGGCACTTCGCCGAGCAGCTCACGCGCATGGACATGGAGTTGTTCAAAAAGCTCGTCCCACACCAGTGTCTCGGCGCTGTTTGGTCCCGCCGCGATAAAGACAGGTCCCATGACGCCGCCACGGTTTTGGCCACCGTTAACCAGTTCAATGCGGTCTCTTTCCGCGTTATCTCCACCGTCCTCGTCGAGCCCAACTTGCGGCCGGCCGAGCGCGCGGACGTCCTCGCCGCCTGGTTGGATATCGCTCGCGAGTTGAGAGTGCTCAAAAATTTTTCCTCGTTGAAAGCGATCATTTCTGGGCTTCAAAGTAATTCTGTTTATAGATTGCGAAAGACTTGGGCGATCCTTCAGAAAGAAAAGGCAGAGTTGTTCGACGAGCTCGCCCGTATTTTCAGTGAAGACAATAACAGATGGGCTCAGAGAGAGTTGTTAATGCGCGAGGGTACGGCCAAATTTGCTGACACCGTCGGTGAAAACGATAGACAGCTGCAAAAACTACTCCATGAGCGTGGCTCGCCTGGTGTGAGTCATGGCACTATTCCGTACCTGGGGACCTTTTTAACAGATCTCACCATGATCGATACCGCCATTCCTGATACTGTTGCGGACGGCCTCATTAACTTTGATAAGAGGCGGAAAGAATTCGAGGTGCTcgcacaaataaaattactacaaGGGGCCGCAAACGCCTACCACTTGCCACCCGATCCGATGTTCGATCGATGGTTCGATTCCGTGATCGTCCTCGACGACCGAGAGGCTTATCAGCTCTCGTGCCAAATAGAACCGCCGACGAACCCGCCTAAGGAGAGGCGACCGAAGAAAATAAACGACTATAGCAACGGCCAACAGGGACACAGAAAGAACGACTCGATCGCCAGCACTAGCTCCAGCAATAGTTCCCAATTTTATTGCGAGACGGACGGAGCGGGGCACGCGTGGAAGCGAGACAGTTTGGAGCGGAAGTCGTCGCCGACGAGGCTGTCGCACGGCTCGTCGTCGTCGTCGCTGCCGTCGCTGGACGTGTCGTTGTCGAGCGCCGCCAGTGGACAGAAGCCGGCCAACGGCAAGGCGCCGGCGGCCAGCCCGGCGCACGCGGGGCCGCGATCAGGACCGGACTTCTACATCATCCGCGTGACGTACGAGTCGGAGTGCGCGGAGACGGAGGGCGTGGTGCTGTACAAGTCCATCATGCTGAGCAACAACGAACGCACGCCGCAGGTCATCCGCAACGCCATGCTCAAGCTCAACCTCGACGGCGACCCCGATGGGTACACATTGGCGCAAGTTTTACCAGATAGAG aaatGCTGCTTCCGGCGAATGCTAACGTGTATTACGCGGTGAATACGGCGTACAACTTGAACTTCATTCTGCGACCGCGGAAACCTCAGCAGAATGAGATTCCGAATGGAAAAGCACGCGGCAAGCGACCGTGA